One segment of Primulina tabacum isolate GXHZ01 chromosome 6, ASM2559414v2, whole genome shotgun sequence DNA contains the following:
- the LOC142549856 gene encoding uncharacterized protein LOC142549856, whose translation MDDLKESVGNSLGIIDEKLRQMGNIIREVQTGVQVISDEQARVGELPVANLQSPNSEKVESQNLAHAELTQSVASANQQFSTVFLTLPPPSLPPPNAPPPPPQQNLRVSCSVS comes from the exons ATGGATGATTTGAAGGAGTCTGTTGGGAACAGCCTTGGGATCATCGATGAGAAACTGAGACAAATGGGCAATATTATTAGAGAG GTGCAAACTGGTGTACAGGTGATAAGTGATGAACAAGCAAGAGTAGGTGAACTACCAGTTGCTAATCTGCAGTCTCCAAATTCGGAAAAAGTCGAAAGCCAAAACCTTGCACATGCTGAACTGACCCAGTCAGTTGCATCTGCTAACCAGCAGTTCTCAACAGTTTTTCTTACACTGCCACCTCCAAGCCTCCCTCCACCCAAtgctccaccaccaccaccacaacAAAACTTAAGAGTTTCATGTTCAGTTTCCTAA